One region of Primulina tabacum isolate GXHZ01 chromosome 1, ASM2559414v2, whole genome shotgun sequence genomic DNA includes:
- the LOC142550673 gene encoding uncharacterized protein LOC142550673, translating into MGIEVEHTSSPIQTVTLTQSSASTSGPKTSMFTKKPGFVIPKNKLSGSLVPLFRGAKKGDGDALNEEASNRVQRKTKWGPDLNLDTTVRKGRVSAYQARINQISQQLALGSLAVDNNQGPLSTSEFYDGKSSYHQLSREALEMLEVEKREIIGELLKLNPSYKAPPDYKPLLKEANVPIPIKEYPGYNLIGLIFGPASDTQKRLEKETGAKIRVYGTKADKGGKFEVNSTDTKETVRSYEDLYVHVSADTFEKIDAAVALIELLVTPVSVNPLSSSTTLTSTADESMIADPIQRMPSSFKAPTLVNQGIAQPSAGPLPTQTQGYMPQYPQAWFSAGPTQIPLFPQSGLVPPINSSAPLLGNPVQANSTSIPSFFGPPPVIPASFSQVAQNSSFVASRPQPPIALQPPQIPMVPLLVRSQGNSVMASQNVAMSVAPRVNIPNNMISSIPAPTQSNGAPLGHPITSLSYGSAPHPQRGFSPLLPSMASESVTSSIGPMQPAIPPVALRAPSPNIMTLVPFPRTSSASFPGMNISISAAIPRPQHGSSGDFTFQPQRPQNTVSQVSLQSSQPANHNLAPPIQTGHTPLTPPSPLVRPLINNMNPYQVQSFPRIQVSHQMNQPRPQISTNLVGSPAAPLVPPRGLSLPGHNTISSGTFQHMQPRNFTPPHVIGNQAGPFPPRAANQINSFPRSHSPGATPQRFPSPRPHFGNYSGKPFSGGTQQIYDPFVPTSVPLNPQMGGDAAKVHNETDPEYEDLMASVGVK; encoded by the exons ATGGGAATAGAGGTTGAGCATACATCTAGCCCTATCCAGACTGTTACACTGACTCAATCATCTGCATCAACTAGTGGGCCAAAGACATCCATGTTCACAAAAAAACCAGGATTTGTTATCCCAAAAAACAAGTTATCTGGTTCACTTGTTCCTTTATTTCGGGGTGCTAAAAAGGGAGATGGTGACGCACTGAATGAGGAAGCTTCTAATCGGGTTCAGAGGAAAACCAAATGGGGCCCTGATCTGAACCTGGATACCACTGTTCGAAAAGGGAGAGTTTCGGCGTATCAG GCTCGAATCAATCAAATATCGCAGCAGCTGGCCTTAGGGTCGCTGGCAGTGGATAACAACCAAGGACCATTATCCACATCTGAATTTTATGACGGGAAGTCATCGTATCATCAGCTTAGTCGGGAG GCATTGGAAATGCTGGAAGTTGAAAAGCGAGAAATTATCG GTGAATTACTAAAGTTAAATCCAAGTTACAAGGCTCCCCCTGATTACAAACCTCTGTTAAAAGAGGCAAATGTTCCAATTCCT ATCAAAGAATATCCTGGATACAATTTGATTGGTTTAATATTTGGTCCTGCAAGTGATACTCAAAAGAGATTGGAAAAG GAAACAGGAGCTAAAATACGAGTTTATGGCACAAAAGCAGATAAGGGAGGGAAG TTTGAGGTTAATTCTACCGATACCAAAGAAACAGTCCGTTCTTATGAAGATCTATATGTACATGTATCAGCTGACACATTTGAGAAAATTGATGCAGCTGTGGCTTTGATTGAATTGCTAGTCACCCCGGTTTCG GTGAACCCATTGTCTTCTTCAACAACATTGACCTCAACAGCTGATGAAAGTATGATAGCTGATCCAATTCAACGCATGCCAAGCTCGTTTAAGGCGCCTACACTGGTAAATCAGGGAATAGCTCAGCCATCTGCAGGACCTTTACCAACTCAGACTCAAGGTTACATGCCACAATATCCTCAGGCATGGTTTTCCGCAGGTCCAACGCAGATTCCATTGTTTCCACAGTCTGGATTAGTCCCCCCAATAAATTCTTCTGCACCATTACTTGGCAATCCTGTCCAAGCAAATTCCACTAGCATCCCTTCATTTTTTGGTCCTCCACCGGTTATACCTGCAAGCTTCAGTCAAGTTGCTCAAAATTCTTCCTTTGTTGCCTCCAGACCTCAACCACCCATTGCTTTACAGCCACCACAAATACCAATGGTTCCACTGCTTGTTCGTTCTCAAGGAAATAGTGTTATGGCTTCTCAAAATGTGGCCATGTCTGTTGCTCCTCGAGTGAACATCCCTAACAACATGATATCATCTATACCTGCTCCAACCCAATCCAATGGAGCCCCATTGGGCCATCCTATTACTTCTTTATCTTATGGTTCTGCTCCACACCCTCAAAGGGGCTTCTCTCCATTGCTTCCATCAATGGCATCTGAGTCGGTAACTTCATCAATTGGACCGATGCAGCCTGCTATACCACCTGTAGCATTGCGTGCTCCATCCCCGAACATTATGACACTGGTTCCTTTCCCGAGAACATCTTCAGCGTCATTTCCTGGAATGAATATTTCTATTTCTGCAGCAATTCCAAGACCTCAGCATGGCAGTTCCGGTGACTTCACGTTTCAGCCTCAACGCCCACAGAATACTGTCTCTCAGGTGTCTTTGCAAAGCAGTCAACCTGCGAACCATAATCTGGCACCCCCAATTCAAACAGGGCACACACCTTTAACGCCACCGTCTCCTTTGGTCAGACCGTTGATTAATAATATGAATCCATATCAGGTTCAGAGTTTCCCAAGGATTCAGGTCAGCCATCAGATGAATCAACCAAGACCACAGATTTCCACGAACTTAGTCGGGAGTCCAGCAGCCCCTCTTGTACCACCTAGAGGTCTGTCATTACCAGGTCACAACACCATTTCATCTGGTACATTCCAACATATGCAACCAAGAAACTTTACTCCACCTCACGTTATTGGTAATCAAGCTGGTCCTTTTCCTCCCAGAGCAGCAAACCAGATAAATAGTTTTCCACGAAGTCATTCTCCTGGAGCAACCCCGCAGAGGTTCCCAAGCCCACGTCCACATTTTGGTAACTATTCTGGCAAGCCATTTTCTGGTGGCACACAGCAAATATATGATCCCTTTGTACCCACTTCTGTACCTCTCAACCCTCAAATGGGTGGTGATGCAGCCAAGGTACATAATGAAACTGATCCAGAGTATGAGGACCTGATGGCCTCTGTGGGAGTTAAGTGA
- the LOC142550681 gene encoding uncharacterized protein LOC142550681 — protein sequence MTIRTRTHPEKSMASKIPKLFIFFFIFHHLITCSSSFPTASNPEPTVYELLPKYGLPSGLLPDSVTNYTLDQDGNFEVDLKKPCYIKFEYTVYYEKKITGKLSIGSITDLKGIEVQRFFFWFNVGEIKVDLPPSRSIYFSVGIIDKKLDVDQFLTVRSCKDKAFTLKQLPVPRNYAPMLLAG from the exons ATGACCATACGCACACGCACACATCCAGAAAAATCAATGGCGTCCAAAATCCCAAAgctcttcatcttcttcttcattttccATCACCTAATCACGTGTTCTTCTTCTTTCCCCACTGCATCGAATCCCGAACCAACGGTGTATGAACTCCTCCCAAAATACGGCCTCCCCAGTGGTCTCTTGCCTGATTCTGTCACCAACTACACGCTCGATCAAGATGGAAATTTTGAGGTGGATTTAAAGAAACCCTGTTACATAAAGTTCGAGTACACGGTTTATTACGAGAAAAAGATTACCGGGAAGTTGAGTATTGGGTCTATCACTGATTTGAAGGGTATTGAGGTGCAAAGATTTTTTTTCTGGTTCAATGTTGGTGAGATCAAGGTTGACTTGCCTCCTTCTCGTAGTATTTATTTCAGTGTTGGAATCATCGACAAGAAGCTTGACGTGGATCAGTTCTTAACTGTGCGTTCCTGCAAAGATAAGGCCTTCACTTTAAAGCAG CTTCCAGTTCCAAGAAACTATGCACCTATGCTTTTAGCTGGTTAG
- the LOC142550677 gene encoding F-box/kelch-repeat protein At1g55270-like codes for MEQIIERSSNVHRNFRARAPLVDSVSCYCKVDSGLIGAGKFVPGSKLCIQPDINPRAHKAKNSRRERSRVQPPLIPGLPDDLAIACLIRVPRIEHNKLRLVCKRWYKLLAGNFFYSLRKSLGMAEEWVYVVKRDRDGRISWHAFDPTHQLWQPLPPVPIEYNAAVGFGCAVLSGCHLYLFGGKDPLKGSMRRVIFYSARTNKWHRAPDMLRKRHFFGSCVINNCLYVAGGECEGIQRTLRSAEVYDPSRNRWNFIADMSTAMVPFIGVVYTGKWFLKGLGAHREVLSEAYTPETNCWSPINDGMVAGWRNPSISMNGKLYALDCRDGCRLRVYDEGTNSWHRFIDSKLHLGNSRALEAAALVPLNGKLCIIRNNMSISMVDVLNPDKQVESNPNIWENIVSKGHFRTLFTNLWSSIAGRSGLKSHIVHCQVLQA; via the coding sequence GTTGACTCGGTATCATGTTATTGCAAAGTCGACTCAGGGTTGATTGGGGCAGGAAAATTTGTTCCAGGATCTAAACTTTGTATCCAACCTGATATTAATCCTCGTGCGCACAAGGCAAAAAACTCACGTAGGGAGAGGAGCAGGGTTCAGCCACCACTTATACCTGGACTCCCTGATGATCTTGCAATTGCTTGTCTGATCCGAGTCCCTCGCATTGAACATAACAAGCTCCGCCTAGTTTGCAAGAGATGGTACAAGCTGTTGGCTGGAAATTTCTTTTACTCTCTGAGGAAGAGTCTTGGAATGGCTGAAGAATGGGTGTACGTAGTTAAAAGAGATCGTGATGGGCGCATCTCCTGGCATGCTTTTGACCCAACCCACCAATTGTGGCAGCCGCTTCCGCCTGTTCCCATCGAGTACAATGCAGCAGTTGGATTTGGCTGTGCTGTACTTAGTGGCTGTCACCTTTATCTTTTTGGAGGAAAAGATCCACTGAAGGGCTCAATGAGGCGGGTCATTTTTTATAGTGCTCGAACGAATAAATGGCACAGGGCACCTGACATGCTTCGTAAAAGGCACTTCTTTGGTTCCTGTGTAATCAACAACTGTCTTTATGTTGCAGGAGGAGAATGTGAAGGAATCCAGAGAACTTTACGTTCTGCTGAAGTGTACGACCCAAGCAGAAACAGGTGGAATTTTATTGCTGATATGAGCACGGCTATGGTGCCGTTCATTGGGGTAGTTTATACTGGAAAGTGGTTCTTAAAAGGTCTTGGAGCACATAGGGAAGTTTTAAGTGAAGCTTATACCCCAGAAACGAATTGTTGGAGCCCGATTAATGATGGTATGGTTGCTGGTTGGCGAAACCCGAGTATCTCTATGAATGGTAAGCTTTATGCGTTAGATTGTCGAGATGGGTGTAGACTTAGAGTTTATGATGAAGGCACAAATTCTTGGCACCGATTCATAGACAGCAAGCTCCATTTGGGCAATTCTCGCGCCCTTGAGGCTGCTGCTCTTGTTCCTCTTAACGGGAAGCTCTGTATAATTCGGAACAATATGAGCATTAGTATGGTTGATGTGTTGAATCCGGATAAACAGGTGGAGAGCAACCCTAACATTTGGGAGAATATAGTTAGTAAAGGTCATTTCCGAACTTTGTTCACGAATTTGTGGTCTAGTATCGCTGGGAGAAGTGGATTGAAGAGCCACATTGTGCACTGCCAGGTGCTTCAAGCATGA